Below is a window of Rhodoglobus vestalii DNA.
GGTGGTCTGATGACGACCGAACCGATCATTGTGTCTGCCGACGCGACGGTCGCAGAGGGTCTCGCCCTCATCCGTCGTCACGAACTCGCACCGGCACTCGGCGCCGCAATCTGTGTCACGCTTCCTCCCTACGAACCGCCCACCGGTCGACTGCTCGGCATGGTGCACTTTCAGCGGATGCTGCGCTACCCACCCAACGAACGCTTGGGTGCTCTGATCGATCAGTCTCTTGAACCGGTGCGCTCGTCAACGACGGCCGCAGAAGTTTCGCGCATCCTTGCCAGCTACGACCTCGTTTCTGTGCCCGTGGTCGATGACAACCACCGACTACTCGGGGTGGTGACCATTGACGACGTGCTTGATCATCTGCTTCCCGACGACTGGCGAAGTACCACCGACGAGTCGGCGAGTTTCGACGACACCTCTACGAGACCGCTCACCATCGTTCAGCAGAAAGCAATTCGCGCAGGGAGGTCACCCCGTGGCATCAGCTAAAAGATCAGCACGATCACAGCGAAACGAGTTGCGGCTCGACACTCCCAAGGGTCTTCGCAGCGGTTTCGGCATGTTTCAGCGCCGCGATCGCATGGGCCGCTACTCAGAAGCGTTCGCTCGAGGCATGGGGACCCCGTGGTTTCTGGTCGGACTATCCGCCTTTGTTGGGGTGTGGTTGATTTACAACACCAGCGCACCGTTCGACGCCCAGTTTGACCCACGTGCCACCAACTTCACGTTGCTGACCCTAATTCTGTCACTGCAGGCGTCCTACGCAGCTCCCATGATCCTGCTCGCCCAAAACCGTCAAGATGACCGAGACCGCGTTCAGATCGAACAGGACCGCCAGCGCGCCGAGCGTAACCTCAATGACACCGAATATCTGGCCCGCGAGGTGGTTGCGTTGCGTTTGGCGATGACCGATCTGGCCAGCAAAGACTTTATTCGCGCCGAGCTTCGTGCCCTGCTCGAAGAGCTGGAAAAAGATGACCAGGCTGACGACGAGAACGTGGCGTCTTCGTGACCGCTGACAGCGCCATCGAGGCGGCGGTTCGGAGGTCGCTTTCCTCCGTGATCGACCCCGAGATTCGTCGACCGGTGACGGAGCTCGACATGATCTCTGAGGTCTCGGTTGATGATGCCGGTGCGGCATCCGTCGGTCTCACTTTGACGATTGTGGGATGCCCGGCCGCGACAACGATCGAACGCGATGTGCGTGAGGCTACCGCCCGTGTGCCCGGCATCACAGCGGTGACGGTAGACGTGTCGATCATGTCTCGCGCCCAGCGCGATGCTCTCACCGAGAAGCTGCGCAAAGGGCGCCCAAAGACGATGCAGTTTGGGCCCGACTCGTTGACCCAAATTGTGGCCGTGACCAGTGGCAAGGGTGGTGTGGGTAAGTCGACGCTCACCGCAAACCTTGCTGTTTCTCTCGCTCAGAGCGGTTTGCGGGTCGGCGTCATTGATGCCGATGTATTCGGTTTTTCGATCCCGGGGTTGCTGGGTCTTCACGGCACTAAGCCAACCCAGGTGGGCGAGATGATTTTGCCCCCCATTGCCTACGACGTGAAGGTGATCTCGATCGGCATGTTCGTCGAGGAGAACACGGCCGTGTCATGGCGTGGGCCCATGCTGCACCGCACGATTCAGCAGTTCCTTACTGACGTATTCTTTGGTGACCTCGATGTGTTGCTACTCGACCTTCCGCCCGGCACGGGTGACGTAGCGATTTCGCTTGGCCAGTTGCTGCCGCACTCCGACGTCGTGGTCGTCACAACGCCGCAGTCGGCGGCCGCCGACGTTGCTGAGCGCAGCGGACTCGTTGCCCGCCAAACCGGTCAGCGGGTTATTGGTGTCATCGAGAATATGGCGGGGCTCCCCCAGGCCGATGGCAGTGTGCTGGAACTTTTTGGTTCCGGTGGCGGGGTGGATGCCGCAGCTAAACTCTCAACTCCAGAGGAGCCGGTCTCGGTGTTGGCGTCGATCCCGCTCAGTATTGCCCTGCGCGAGGGTGGCGATGTCGGGGTACCCGTGGTGATTGCGGCTCCAGCGGATCCGGCGGCTCAAGCAATCCATGCCCTGGCGGTGACTCTTCGGTCGCACAAGCGCAGCGTTGCTGGCCGCAAGTTGGGGTTGAGCACCAACTAGCGTGCCCCGGTTAACGCAAAAACACCACAGCACGAGTGTGCTGCGGTGTTGCGTGTACCGACGGGCGGTGGCTACGTCATTTGGTTGTAGCGGCGGGTGGGGATGCGACGGTATCCGTCGGTTGCTACGGCGCGCAGGGTTGCGGCAATGCCGTATGCGGACAGGGCCCCAATGATGACGAGTTCGATGTTCATGTCTATATTCCATCGTAATTGATCTGTTAGAACAAGATGATCTTTCTTAGCTGACTATGTAGAATAACTACATGGAAATACGGCGGCTCGAGCTACTGCGTGAACTGGCTGATCGCGGCAGCATCACCGCGGTCGCGAAAGCCACCATGCGCACGCCATCAGCAGTTTCGCAACAGCTCAAGATCCTCGAACGTGAGGCTGGCATCCCCCTCACTGAGCGGGTCGGTCGAGGAATCGCCCTCACCTCCGCCGGGCGTGCCCTCGCCCAGACCGCGGCAGACGTAGCAACCGCAATTGAGAAGGCAGAAGCGCTCTGGAATGACTTTCGTGAGTCACCCCGAGGTGAGGTGACGATGACCATATTTCCCACGGGTGGGGAGATGCTGCTGCCCGGACTCTTTCACGCTGTCAACCATTTGCCCGGGCTCATCCTCTCCTGCAACGATCAGGATTCCATCCTTGAGAATGTTGCCAACCTCACCGCCGACTACGACGTCGTTGTGTCCGACTCCCCGCACGTACTCCCGTCGTGGACCGAACGCGGGCTGGCTGTTGTTCCCCTCATGCGGGAGTCACTGGATGTCGCCCTACCCGAAGATCATCCCCTTGGCCGCAAGCCGGCGCTCACTCCCGCAGATCTCATCGATGAAACTTGGATCGGGGTACCCTCGGGACTCCCCTTCGATCGGATCCTTCGACGCATCGAAGCAGCCAACGGTGCACCAGCCAAGATCGCGCAGCGGCTCACAGACAACAGCATTGTCGAGGCGGTGGTCGCCGCCGGCCACGGCATTGCGATTTTGCCACGCTTCACTACCCGAGACCGCGAGAACGGTCTGGTTACGCGACCCCTCAAGGGCGTACCCTCTTCGCGGCTTATTTCCGCGCTGCTGCGCCCCGACCGCGCCGAACGTCCGTCAGTGCGCGCGGTGGTGAAAGCGCTCGTTGATGAGGCCAAACGTTTCGAGCTCGAACGCACGGCCTAGCAGAACGGTGTGCAAGCGGTTTAAGGCGTGGGTTCGACTAGCCGCGCGATGAGTTCAGTCAGCAGCCTCTCGGTCAGCGATGCCGGCAGCGCACCGATGAGAGCGAGCAGCGGCGCCATCCGTGCTGGCAGGCCCTCGCTGGCTTTCTCAAGGCCCATCATGGTCAGAATCGCTGCAGCCTCCTGAGCGCTCAACGGAGGAGCATCCGGGGCCAACAGCGCAGCACCAACCTCGGACGGCAACGCGGCGAGCACAACCTCTGCCGACACTGCGGGCGTTCCGCGAACTTCGTCAGCGGCCAAGCGCAGGGCCGCACTCAGCTCGTCGAGCACACTCTCCGTCACCGGGGTAATAGTGAGGTGGGTCGTCGCGGGAAGTACGGTGCCATCACTCTGAGCCAAACTCGGCTGCAGTTGCAAAAGAAAACCATGCGCGCGCACCTGATCAGCCCAGTGGTGCGCGTCAACCCGACGATCAGCCGGCACCGCCTCATCGGAGGCCACCGCAACGAGCGGACCCACCGGGTCACCAACAACACGCAAGCCCTCAATCTCGGCGATGACATCACGCACCGCCCGTGTCGACCGGGCACACGACTGCGCAAGCTCGGCTAGCCCTCTAGTGCCGAGCGCCTGAATGATCGCCCACGCCGCCGCCAATGGGCCCGCAGATTTCGAGCCCAGAATTGTCGGATTCACGACCGGATAGCCCGGCCACTCGGTCGTGGCAAAAAATTGAGCACGCTGGCGGTCACGACCACGCTGCAACAGCACCGAGACCCCCTTAGGTGCATAACCAAACTTGTGCAGGTCGGCGCTGATGCTCGTCACACCGAGCACCGCGAAGTTCCACGGCGCGACACCATCCCAGAACGGCAATACCCAGCCGCCAATACACGCATCGACATGGCAGGCGATGGACTGCTTGGCCGCAGCGGCAGCAACCTCGGCCACCGGGTCCATCGCCGCGTGCGGATAGCTGGGGGCAGACACCACCACCAGTGCAACATCATCACCGAAGCGCGCAATCAGATCACTCGCGACAACGATCCCGTCAGCACCCACCGGCACCAGGTCAAGTTGGAGCCCAAAGTAGTGGGCAGCCTTATGGAACGCCGCATGCACCGTCACCGGTGCGAGCAACCGCGGGGTGCCGGAACGGGCCGCGGAACCGACACCGCGCCACACGTCGCGCGCCGTCTTGACGGCCAGCAAACAACTTTCGGTGCCGCCGGTGGTTACGGTGCCCACAACATCCGAATCGCCACCGAGTAGGTCGCGCGCAAACTCGACCACTTCACGCTCCATGACAGCAACCGAGGTAAACGTCGTGGGGTCGAGACCATTCACCGGCTGCACCGCACGAATGGCGCTGGCAGCTAACTCGTCGAGCTCGGCAAGCCCAGAGTCGTACACATACGACAGCACTCGTCCACCATGAGTGGGAGCATCCGCAAGTCGCAGTTGCGCGAGACGTTCCAAGATGTCGGTGGGGTCGTGTTCGAAATTCACTTGCTCTCCTCAGTGCTGTGTGGTGCGTGACCGCCAACAGGGTCGGTGTCGGCGTGCGCGGTGTCGGCGTGCTCGATGTCATGTCGGCGAAGTGGATAGCGTGCGAACGTGAGCAGCGAGCCCCCGATAATCACCGCCGGCACAACGCTGAAGCTGATGATGATGCCCGCGATCGCCGAATCGGGCTGGGTTACCTCTTGATTGGCCACCGATTCGAGGTAGCCGGATGCCGCAAGCACGATAGTCAGCACAGTAGCGCCGAGCGCCATGCCGGTGGTTTCACCCGCCGTCCACACTCCCCCGAAGGTGCCCGCTGACGCTTTCCGGTGGCGACGGGCGTCGTGTGAGATCACGTCGGGAAGCATCGACATGGGGAGGGCCTGCATTCCGGCGTAGCCGGCCCCGGCGAGCGCCACGGGAGCGTAAATCCATTCGCCGGGCCACCACAGTTGCAGCACGATCGACAGGGCGGCAATGCCGAAGAGGGATGAGGCCCACACGAATGCGCGTTCTTTGCCGATGCGGCGGGAGATCGCGGCCCAGACGGGTGCGAAAATCAGTGCGGGGCCGATGAGCGAGACGAAGAGAATTGCGACGCCGGCACCGAGCACCCAGGTGGCAACGTATTGGGCTCCGGCAAGCATCACGCCGGTGGCAAGTCCCTGCAGCAGGAAAGTCAGTAGTAGTGCTCGGAATGGCTGGCTGCGATTGAGCGCGGCAACTCCCACCCGATAGGTGTCAACGAGGGAGACACTGGGTGCCGTGGTCGCAGAGCCGGTCGGTGCAGAGAAAGACGAGATGATGAGCGAGACGCCGATGAGGGCGGCAGCCGAGACGGCCATCACGAGGTAGCCGAGCCGTTCATCCGCAAAGGCATCACGAATTTCGGGTGCACCAGCCCCAAACAGCAGGATCGCAATGGTCAGCACAACAACGCGGGTGGCGAGCAATCGTGTGCGCTGGTCGTAGCTGCTCGTCAGCTCGGCAGGCAGGGCAATGTAGGGAACCTGAAACAGGCTGAATGCGGTCGCCGCAGCGACAAACGCCACAAACACCCAAATTCCCGAAGCGACCGGGCCAATTCCGGCGGGCACAGCAAAGGTCAGCGCAAAGAGCACCGGTAGCACCACGGCACCCAGCAGCATCATCCGCCGCCGTGTGCCGCGGTGGGCAAGGCTGCGGTCACTTCTGGCGCCGATTACCGGATCGATCAGAACGTCCCACACCTTAGCGAGCGTCACCAGAATTCCTGCCGCGAGCGCCGCAATTCCCAGGGTGTCGGTGAGGTAGTAGACCAGCACGAGGCCGGGCAGGGCAGCGAAACCTCCCGTGCCCAGCGAGCCAATGGCGTAAGTGGCGATAGTGGGTCGGGTCAGAGCTCTCGATCCTGCGGTCGTCATCTTTGTGAGCCTAGCGCTACCCACAGCAGAAATTGTGACGCCCGGTCGTAGTGTTAACGTATGTCACCTCTCACCGCCGCCACACTGATCGGGGCTCGACGCCGGGACGCACTCGTCGCACAGTTGAGCTGCACTACCGCCACGACTGCCA
It encodes the following:
- a CDS encoding P-loop NTPase; its protein translation is MTADSAIEAAVRRSLSSVIDPEIRRPVTELDMISEVSVDDAGAASVGLTLTIVGCPAATTIERDVREATARVPGITAVTVDVSIMSRAQRDALTEKLRKGRPKTMQFGPDSLTQIVAVTSGKGGVGKSTLTANLAVSLAQSGLRVGVIDADVFGFSIPGLLGLHGTKPTQVGEMILPPIAYDVKVISIGMFVEENTAVSWRGPMLHRTIQQFLTDVFFGDLDVLLLDLPPGTGDVAISLGQLLPHSDVVVVTTPQSAAADVAERSGLVARQTGQRVIGVIENMAGLPQADGSVLELFGSGGGVDAAAKLSTPEEPVSVLASIPLSIALREGGDVGVPVVIAAPADPAAQAIHALAVTLRSHKRSVAGRKLGLSTN
- a CDS encoding pyridoxal phosphate-dependent decarboxylase family protein gives rise to the protein MNFEHDPTDILERLAQLRLADAPTHGGRVLSYVYDSGLAELDELAASAIRAVQPVNGLDPTTFTSVAVMEREVVEFARDLLGGDSDVVGTVTTGGTESCLLAVKTARDVWRGVGSAARSGTPRLLAPVTVHAAFHKAAHYFGLQLDLVPVGADGIVVASDLIARFGDDVALVVVSAPSYPHAAMDPVAEVAAAAAKQSIACHVDACIGGWVLPFWDGVAPWNFAVLGVTSISADLHKFGYAPKGVSVLLQRGRDRQRAQFFATTEWPGYPVVNPTILGSKSAGPLAAAWAIIQALGTRGLAELAQSCARSTRAVRDVIAEIEGLRVVGDPVGPLVAVASDEAVPADRRVDAHHWADQVRAHGFLLQLQPSLAQSDGTVLPATTHLTITPVTESVLDELSAALRLAADEVRGTPAVSAEVVLAALPSEVGAALLAPDAPPLSAQEAAAILTMMGLEKASEGLPARMAPLLALIGALPASLTERLLTELIARLVEPTP
- a CDS encoding MFS transporter, which codes for MTTAGSRALTRPTIATYAIGSLGTGGFAALPGLVLVYYLTDTLGIAALAAGILVTLAKVWDVLIDPVIGARSDRSLAHRGTRRRMMLLGAVVLPVLFALTFAVPAGIGPVASGIWVFVAFVAAATAFSLFQVPYIALPAELTSSYDQRTRLLATRVVVLTIAILLFGAGAPEIRDAFADERLGYLVMAVSAAALIGVSLIISSFSAPTGSATTAPSVSLVDTYRVGVAALNRSQPFRALLLTFLLQGLATGVMLAGAQYVATWVLGAGVAILFVSLIGPALIFAPVWAAISRRIGKERAFVWASSLFGIAALSIVLQLWWPGEWIYAPVALAGAGYAGMQALPMSMLPDVISHDARRHRKASAGTFGGVWTAGETTGMALGATVLTIVLAASGYLESVANQEVTQPDSAIAGIIISFSVVPAVIIGGSLLTFARYPLRRHDIEHADTAHADTDPVGGHAPHSTEESK
- a CDS encoding DUF1003 domain-containing protein, which codes for MASAKRSARSQRNELRLDTPKGLRSGFGMFQRRDRMGRYSEAFARGMGTPWFLVGLSAFVGVWLIYNTSAPFDAQFDPRATNFTLLTLILSLQASYAAPMILLAQNRQDDRDRVQIEQDRQRAERNLNDTEYLAREVVALRLAMTDLASKDFIRAELRALLEELEKDDQADDENVASS
- a CDS encoding LysR family transcriptional regulator encodes the protein MEIRRLELLRELADRGSITAVAKATMRTPSAVSQQLKILEREAGIPLTERVGRGIALTSAGRALAQTAADVATAIEKAEALWNDFRESPRGEVTMTIFPTGGEMLLPGLFHAVNHLPGLILSCNDQDSILENVANLTADYDVVVSDSPHVLPSWTERGLAVVPLMRESLDVALPEDHPLGRKPALTPADLIDETWIGVPSGLPFDRILRRIEAANGAPAKIAQRLTDNSIVEAVVAAGHGIAILPRFTTRDRENGLVTRPLKGVPSSRLISALLRPDRAERPSVRAVVKALVDEAKRFELERTA